The genomic interval ATTATTTCAGGATGTAATTCAAGTGCATTATTCAAAGAAAGATGATAATTTAAAACAAATCCTTTATAAAAGATTTCATTTTCAAAACCTTCAATTAAAAGTTCTTCAGATGGTTTTTGGGTGTTTATGAGAAATGCATTGAAGTTGGATATCCCTCTTTTAAAGCCATCTAAATAGGCCTCTACTTCATTTTGAGATAAATACTTAAAGGAGTCAAATAATATTTTTTTACGGAGTTGACTAGCTTCTATAAAAATGACACTGGCTTCAGAAGTTCGATTCATTTTTGTATATAATTCTGCAAGATTGTCAAGAATCCATAGATATGTTTTATTGTACTTTCCAAAGTTCGTTTCATATATATTTTTTACTTCAAGAAATAACGCTTCAGACTTATCAAACTGATTCGTTTTGGAATATAAAAGTCCAAGGTTTACAAAGAAATAAGGGGATATATTTTTGCCACATTCAAGGGTAGTTATGCTTATTGCTTCCTTGAAGAGGGTCTCAGATTTTATGTAATTTTCTTGCATAAGATAAATATTTGCAAGTTTATTCAGACACTCGGCGTAGTCTTTATTTGTATTGCCTTGTGAAGTTTTGCGAATATTTAAGACTTGAAGCAAGAGTTGCTCAGAATCTTTGTATTTTTTTTGATTATAATATAAATGAGCTAATGATTCCAGGATAATAGCATAATCTATTTCGTAGATCATTTTTTTAGATTCTAGTATATTTTTTGCTTTTATAAATTGTTTTTCAGCATCCAGTCTATTGCCTATGGCATTAAATAAGGAACCCAGATTTTTTATGGTAGAAATATAATAAATTGAATTTTGGGGTTCTGCATTTAAATATATTTCAGTAGCATCTCTGAATTCTAGTTCAGCCAGATTAAACCGACCCATTCTTCTGTAATAATTCCCTTTTGTTCTAAGGATATTGGCATATTCTGGATGTTGTTTTCCAAGTTTTCTCTCAACCATTGAACGTGCTTTTTCTATATACTCTTCATATAGATTTTCATTTCCAGTGTTTTGATAATATATTGCAAGTTGATGGTTCAAATTTTCATATGCTTGACTTTCTATTCTGCCAGCTGAGCTTAGCAAAGTTTTTGCTTTATTTAGATAGCAAAGTACAGAATCTAGATTGTTTATTTTATGGTAGTATTGTGCAATTGCTAAGTTTGACTTGGCAAGCGTAAATTTTACCGACTCTGATGCTGGTATTATATTATGTAGACTTTGATTTAAGATATTGGGGATGTCAGAATAACAAAGTTCAAACATATACAAGCTTGCTTTTAGTAGATTTAATTCTGAGCTTACCTCTAATCCTATTATATTTTTATTGGCAGCCACTAAAGAATCAGCAATTAATATTGTATTTTTAGCATCCTCAAGTTCTTCTAATTTTAATTGGATGCTTGATTTTAATATGAGTGTATATAAAAAGTCTGATGTATTTGACCTTATTTGGTTTCTTGAATCTGTTAAGTTGGTATTAATTATTAATTCAGCTTTTTTATAGTTTCCTTGAATGAATTCAAATTGTGCTTTTGCTATTGGAATGAAGTAGCTGGGTATATTGTTTAGGTTATGCTCTGAGTTTACCACTAGATTCCACAAGTTATAATTGTGATATGGCAAAGAATCGTATTGTAGTTCTGCCTCTTTGATTTTGAGATCCATAAAATGCTGCAGGCTAAGCAAGTTATTTTGCGAATTGCAATGCATCACATGACTGATTGCTAGTAGCGTTATTATAATATTTTTCATGACGGGTTTGTTTTATCTCATTGATTTCCTTTCAAAGTTATAGTAGCAAAATGTGCTGGGTTAAAATGTGCTGTTTTAAATTGTATTTTGGCTTTCAGTAGTCCACTGTTTTAGCCTCCTCTTTAATTTTTTGGTTTTAGGAAAATAACATGTATTTGAATAAGCATCATATTAAACCTATTGATATTTAAACAGTTGGCCCTGATAAATTAGGTTTTGGCCAATCTTAATTTGTATTCATTTTGCAGATTTTATAGATCTTTTTCAAATACTCCTTTTGCTCCTTAAAATGCTCCTTTAGTACCATTTTGCAGCGATTCTGGCATGAAAAGGAATTAATTTATTCACCGGGTGGTTACATTTGTACAAAACTGCAATACATGAATAATCCGATTGATGAATTAAAATGGATTCAAGAATTAAGAGCGGGTAAAGACGCTGCCTTTAAAAAAATCTATCTTGAGAATTATCAAAATATAGAACGTCATATTTTGAAAAACAATGGAAGGGTAGAAGATGCTGAAGATCTTTTTCAAGAAGCTTTAATAGTTTTAGTAAAGCGACTTCGGGATCCAGCATTTGAGTTGCAAGTGAAACCAGGGACATACCTTTCATCTATTGTAAATAAGATGTGGTTATATAAATTGCGAGATAAAAAAGAATTTTCAAGGGATATGCAAGAGCATCCATTGGATTCAAAAGATTTTGAATATTCTGTGGATTCTGTGAACCTGGATGCGAGACTATCTATTGTGGAGCGGATATTGGAAACTTTTAAGGATGAATGCAAAAGCTTATTGTCTCAGTTTTATTTTGAGCATAAATCGTTGTTGGAAATCTCAAGAGTTTTAGGTTATACTTCTGACTTTGTTAAAGTAAAAAAAAGTAGATGTATGAATGCATTAAGAAAACAATTATTGGAAAATCGGGATTTTTTAAATCTTCAAAATTAAAGTATGAAAAATCAATTTGAACATTTGGATTTATTTGATAAATATATGTATCAGTCAATGTCTGAAGAAGAAAATTTAGAATTTGAAGAATCCTTAAATAAAGATTCAGGATTGCGAAAAGAGTTTGATTTATATAAAGTATTGACTTTAGGAATTCAACGACATGAGGAGCAGAAAATGCGAGATCGTATTAGAAAAATTGTTAAAACAAAAGCAAATTCATTAAACACCTATAAAAATTTATTTATTATGAAAAAGTACTCATTTACACAGATTGCCTCAGCGGCAATGATCTTTTTGTTTCTAACAACTGGAATTTACTATTTCTTTTTAAGAGAAGATAAGCTGGATGCATTGTTAGTGGATTCAAATAATATTGCAAAGCGAGAAATTCGGGCATATATTAATGAGTTAACTGCACCCGGAATGGTAATGAAGGATAAAGAAAAGATAGACAGTATTAAAATAGCTATTGATTTGTTTGAACGTGCGGAATACAGTTCTGCGAAAGTAGCCTTTAAACAATTTGTAGCCTTATATCCAACAGATCAATTGGTTCCTTTAGCAACATTCCATTTAGCAAGAATTGCTATGGGTGAGGAAGATTATTCAAATGCTATTCGGAATTATGAAGCAGTTGCTTATTTGGATGATTTTGAATTTCAGGATTTAGCCCAGTTCTATATGGCGCAATGTTTGTGGCTATACAATGGTAAAAGTGCCAAAGATTTAGCAAAGAAATTATTAATAAAGGTTATAGAAAATCCAAATTCAAATATTGCAAAGCACGCTCAGGCATATTTAGATATGATTCAATAACATTTAATCGTTTGCTTCATGAAACATCTTCTGATTTTTGTTTTGTTATCCGGAATCCTAAATCCATCGTTTGCGATACCTGGTGAGCTGAGTTTGAATTCTGCAAGCCAGGTTTTGGATAGAATCTTCCAGTCAACGGGTAATTTTATTTTACTTAAGCCGAAGCTCAAAATTTCGAATCGGGAACAAGCTGTTGCACAATATGTTGCTGGTGAAAATTTAATTCTTATAGAGCGCAAAGCAATGAGAATATGTTGGGGATTTGGAAAAGATTCTTTAGATGCGCTTGCTTTTATTATCGGGCATGAACTGGCTCATTTTTATAGTTTACAATCTAAAAAATCCGGATATCAAACGAATTACTTAGCAAGAAATTTGAGCGGTATCACGAATGAACAGGAAGAGCAAGAAGCTGATATTCAAGGAGTCTTTTCAGCTTGGATTGCTGATTATAAATCCATTGATATTTTACCTGCGTTGTTAAATACTATTTATAAAGAATATCAATTAACGAATAAGTTGAATGGATATCCTGAATTGCGGGAACGGCAAAGTGCTGCAAATGCGGTGGTGAAACAAGTAAAAACCTTAATCGGAATTTTTGAGATCTCTTCCTTTTTGATTTCTGCCCATGAATATGAACTTGCCGTAGCTTCCTATGAATATTTAGAATCCTTTTACCAAAGCCGTGAGATTTATAACAATATAGGTCTTTGCTATGCATTACAATCATTGCAACTTGCAGGCGTAAATTCAGGCAATTATATACAAGTATTTGAATTGGATCCTGTAAGTAGATTGAAAAAGCCTATAAACAGCAGAGGGCTTGAAGCAAGAAAAAATGAAGAATTGAGATTGTATTTTTTGGATAAGGCTAAAGTTAATTTTTTGAAAGCTAAGTCATTCAGTTATAATTATTTTGAAGCGGAGTTAAACCTTATGTCAGTTTATGTACTTGAAGGTAAATTTCAAACCGTTATTAATCGGTTAAATGAAAATGAATTGGCAAAGTTAAAATTGATGGGATTGTTGAATGGGAAAGAGCTAAATCAATCAAGAGCAGTATTAGGAATTGCGCTAGCGAATTCAGGACTGCATGATGAGGCAGCAAAAATCTTTGAAAAGATTTTAAAATTTACGGTAGACTTAGGTTTGAAAGCGCTGGTTAAGTATAATTTGGAAGTATTGAGAGGGACATCTTGTTCGTTTGAAAATAGTTTTACTTGTCCAAAAATTCAACTTGGTAATGACCTAATAGATGGAGTCAAATTACACCGACTCAATTATATTGGACAACAAATTGAATTAAATGCAAATCAGGTAGGTTTATCTATTTTACAATATCCGGAATCAGAAGTTTATAACTTTACGAAAAATAATAAAAATGTATTTTCGATTCAAAAAGTGAAGCTACAGAATACGATTAAGTTGACTGACAAATTCGATATTAAAATGATGCTACATTCAAAAAATACAATATATCTATATTGTAACGAACAGAAGCGAATTCTAAATATCAATGGCACGGATTTAAGTGTCAAAGATTATGCAAAATTCTATCGGTATTAATAATACGGTACTATAAGAAATTAATTGGCAAATAGGACGCGAGCATAAGATTGATTATTGGAGAGAATTCTTGCAATATAGATTCCTGGAGTAATGTTCGTTATTGGAATCTGATTTTTCGCAATATTATTTTCTGTGTAGAGCGTGTTTCCATTTAATTGAATCAAATCAATTTGTTGAATAGAAGTGATATCGAAATCATGTATTGTCAATACTCCATTTTGAAATGAACAATTAAAAGTGGAAGAATTTCTTTCGATATTTTCATTATCAACAGCCAATTGGAAAAAGACGCGCTTCCTGTTTTTTACGGTATTGTCGAGCGTTTTGTTACCATCTCCATTCGCAAGCATTCCAACGAAATAAAAAATTAAACTATCGTTGAGAACAGTAGCGGGAGCTTTCCATTTAAAAGTCCAGCTTACTTGTCCATTCGCAAAGTTGACTGCAGATGACTGTCTAATATAGGTTCTACCGTTTCCATTATTTTTTGATATATTACTTCCTGTGCCGGCTGTTAATGTACCCGTAAATTTATTAATGGCATCGAGCACCGTAAGTTGGAATCCGGAACGTAATGCATTCGATTTTGTAATTAATGTCACGTCATACGTTTGATTTGCAATCACAGTATCTGGTACTCCGGAAATTTCTACGTCTCCTGTAAATGTGCCGCCTGCATGGCAACTTGAAAGCATACAGGTCGTTTCACCTGGGGCACCTGTATTTCCAGTTTCTGGATTTTTAGGCTCTGGCAGGCTATTTGTAAATACGATCCAACAAAATATTGAACTGAAAATAGTTAGGAGTATATTATTTTTCATTTTCTATATTCTATAAAGTATGTAAAATTGCCTATACGCAGTATTTAAGAAATGGTTGCTAGGTTAAATTTTATTTTTCTTAATTTGAAAAACCCGGGAAAGGTTAAAACCAAATTGAATATCACCATCAAGCCATTTGCCATTTTCTTCATTGATAAATGCTCTTTCATTCATACCTGTAGCATTTGAAAAGTGAAGTTGAAATACATGTCCTCCAGTTTCAATATCAATTCCAATAGATAATGGGTGGGTGGATAAGTCTCGTGGAAAGTTATTCATAGGATAAGCATAATCAATAACGAACGCCATCCTTTTTGTAAATTTAAATCGACCACCAATACCTATTGCTAATAAGTCATTTGGAATCAATTCATTATTGACGATATTTGTATGAATAACTGTAGGACTAATTTGAGCAGAAATTCGTTCTGTAAATTTACGACCTATAATTAATTGATGATAATAGGACATTCTTCTTTCAAAAGTTACTTTTAATTCGCGATCCGACAATGGATTTTCTTCTCCATTTCTAACAAACCCACTAGTCCAGACTACGGATACAGGCATAGATTTCGCGCCTGTCGATTGCCATAAAATACGATACCTTAGAAATCCATCCAGTTCTTTTTTAAAAGTGCTCCTTCCAAGTCCAACCGTAATATTTTTTGTAATACCATAATCAAATCCCATTCTCATGGTAGCATTATCCAAACCAAAAAATTGTTTGTAACCTTCGTTAATATTTCCAAATCGATGTAAAATTCTGAAATCCAGAGCACCAGCAGCCAACATTTCCATACTATGACTATTAATCACTCTGGGTGATTTAAATGCATTTGTAACTTTTTGATTTGGATTTGTCTCTTCTCCTAATTCACTCAACAGATCTTGAGAAAATACAAATTGATTTAGACTGATGAAAATACTTAAAATAAGAATGTAGGATTTCATATGAAGGAATTGGTATTTATTTTTTTTGGAATACTAAACTTGAAATACAAAGGGATTAAAAAGCTGAAATTTCAATTATTTATGAATTGTATTACTTAATTATTCTTGGCTCCATCGCGCACCCACTTTTGTATTTGTAGAATTTCGCATTCGGGCATTTTATTGCCATTTTTAGGCATCCCTATATAACCGATTTCATGCAGGATGGATCCAATAAATCGGCCATCTGTAATCGTTGCTTTCAATCCACTAAATGAATTGTAATCTACATCTCCTTGCGGTCTTGGACCAGCATGACAACCATTACAATATAATTGCAGGATCGGAAATACGGTTGCATTATAACTTACTTCTGTAGTATCACAAGCAGGGGCAATACAAGGTAAATTTTCAGCTCCCTGTTCAATCCACAAGGATATTTTAAAAATTTGTTCTTTCGTTAAACGATTAAAAGGACTTGGAGGCATTGGTTGAAATGGGTCTGTTAATACTTTATAAAGCTCACTCCCACTGTAATTTCCTGGTTTAACAGAGCTAAGAATACTGTTTAAATCAGTATAGTCGTAACCTGCTTCATGATCGTCTGAATTATGACATCCACTTTGGGTACATGTGGAAACTAAAATTGGTAACACTTCTTGTTCAAAACAAATTTGTCGGCCATCTGAAATGAATTCACTTGTACAGCTTAAACTGAGGGTAAAAATTGAAATAATTAAAATGATAAAATTTTTATTAATTAACATAGATTAAATTGAAAAGGCAAATATAAGGAATTAACTAAAAGCAAGCAACATAGCCATATAACAAAATACCCTCACAAAAAGTTGAGAGGGTATTTAGGATTGCCAAAATATGATTTATCTAAGTACTTTTAAGAATACTCCCTGAAAATCGAATAAGAGAAGTTTTCGGCTTCCATTATAGTTAATGGAAATAATAAATTCACCTTTGCGCGTCATTCCAGCGCGTTCAATAGTTGAACCTGCATAATTCGCATCAATATAGGTAGTTATATCAATTAATAGAGTTGTAATATCAACTTCCGTTAGATGATTTTTATGACCTTTTGGATGATGTCCTCGTTTAATAAGTTCTTTCAGGAAAAGATCATTAGCATCAAATTGTAAAATTTTAAAACTGCCATCATTCAACTTAATGATTACTATGATATTTCCGGTTTTGTCCTTAG from Saprospiraceae bacterium carries:
- a CDS encoding CHAT domain-containing protein, giving the protein MKNIIITLLAISHVMHCNSQNNLLSLQHFMDLKIKEAELQYDSLPYHNYNLWNLVVNSEHNLNNIPSYFIPIAKAQFEFIQGNYKKAELIINTNLTDSRNQIRSNTSDFLYTLILKSSIQLKLEELEDAKNTILIADSLVAANKNIIGLEVSSELNLLKASLYMFELCYSDIPNILNQSLHNIIPASESVKFTLAKSNLAIAQYYHKINNLDSVLCYLNKAKTLLSSAGRIESQAYENLNHQLAIYYQNTGNENLYEEYIEKARSMVERKLGKQHPEYANILRTKGNYYRRMGRFNLAELEFRDATEIYLNAEPQNSIYYISTIKNLGSLFNAIGNRLDAEKQFIKAKNILESKKMIYEIDYAIILESLAHLYYNQKKYKDSEQLLLQVLNIRKTSQGNTNKDYAECLNKLANIYLMQENYIKSETLFKEAISITTLECGKNISPYFFVNLGLLYSKTNQFDKSEALFLEVKNIYETNFGKYNKTYLWILDNLAELYTKMNRTSEASVIFIEASQLRKKILFDSFKYLSQNEVEAYLDGFKRGISNFNAFLINTQKPSEELLIEGFENEIFYKGFVLNYHLSLNNALELHPEIISLNNQLKDTYKQIAKENTKFPNSEILIDSLRYEAHILEKRIGRKINGFNDIGKMIKYNELVSRLKSNQSFLEIAYLNTSTESKKDSFYYGAYILHAGSKVPIFIKLCSESELQNQFPKTNTLKSDYVNSLYSIATRGFEPINKRKSNSLYELIWKPLEPYFKENQKIFYTPAGLFHKINFQAIPINYENAIVNKYDVIQLSSSRDKIVSVNNNLHYKTALLFGAICYDQEPSQRALKTVPSTLEANTRGATDIIYQLPNSGYWPELKQTFKEINKIANLLATTKIKTRKYSGLTASEDNLKKYTQETPSPSIIHFATHGYFIPLETAETSKTIEENNFPINKIKDPMIRSGLILAKANYAWEKGSAMESETEDGILTALEISQLNFHQTSLVVMSACESGLGDIRGNEGVFGLQRAFKIAGAKNIIMSLWQIPDTQSEELMEAFYTNWLKYKLDIPQSFKQAQLKLKQKYNNPYFWAGFVLVQ
- a CDS encoding sigma-70 family RNA polymerase sigma factor; its protein translation is MNNPIDELKWIQELRAGKDAAFKKIYLENYQNIERHILKNNGRVEDAEDLFQEALIVLVKRLRDPAFELQVKPGTYLSSIVNKMWLYKLRDKKEFSRDMQEHPLDSKDFEYSVDSVNLDARLSIVERILETFKDECKSLLSQFYFEHKSLLEISRVLGYTSDFVKVKKSRCMNALRKQLLENRDFLNLQN